The genome window TATTCCAAACTGCGCAGCAGCACCAATAAGCATTAACTTGGGATTTGAGATTAGCGCACTAAAGTCGGTCATAGCCCCTATCCCTAAGAATATCAGCGGCGGATAAATTCCTTTAAGCACACCAAAGTATAGGTAGTTTAAAACGCTTCCACTTTCATAAACTCCTATCTGATAACCCGGAGTGAATGGAATATTTCCAACAATAATACCAAACCCAATTGGAACCAGAAGCATGGGTTCAAACTCCTTGGCAATGGCAAGGTAAATAAAAATTAATCCCACTACAATCATAATACCGTGACCAACAGTGAAGTTGGAAAAACCGGTAAAGGATAAAAACTGGGTTAAGTTATCCAACAGGAACGAGAAAAAACTTGCGCTTTGCTCCATGGCTAACCAATTATTATAAGTGTATCACCTTCAAGAACCGAATCGCCTTTACGAACCTTAACCTCAACAACTTTTCCTTCCTTATCGGAATCGATGTTGTTTTCCATTTTCATGGCTTCAAGTACTATCAAGCGCTGTCCCACTTTCACATGATCACCCGGCTTAACAAGCACATCGAGTATAACGCCTGGCAGGGGCGATTTAACAGCACCCGAGGTAGCTGAACCAGGGCTAACTGTCTTAGCTACTGCGGGATGCGAGTCGGTTGCAGGCACAGCCTCAGGTCGAATAAGTTTAGGCGTTTTAGTTTGCTTAAGCTCCTTATCGAGCTCCACCCTGTATGGCGTTCCATTCACTTCGAGTTCTGCTATGTTCCCGTCAACATTCGAGATGTGAACTACATACTCGTTGCCATTTATCTTGAACTTAAAATCTTTCATTTTGAGTGATTGTTAGCGTTTTAACTAATTCAATTTCCTATGAACAATAATGCGATTTGGAGTTTGTTGCAAACCATAAAGTTTTGAACTCCAAGGCGAATAGCGGCGCGAAACCCGCTCAATGGTAAGTACAGTTGATTCATGGTCGTGCTTTTCGGTTTCATAGAAGTATAGCGCAGCTGATATGGCTGCAAAAACCTCACCCGGAACCTCTTCAGCCACTTCTTCCACTGCCTCTGCCTTGGCAACTTTTGACTTTCGGAATTCAATGCGAATAGGCTTTTGAACCAACCTGGCAGTCAACTTAAAAAGACGGTATAGCACTAGTAAAGCAGTGAACACAACCGACATTGCTATGATTGCCATAATTACGCCAAAGGGGTCAAACTTTACAAACCTTTCACCAGTTGATACATGAGTCTCAAAAAGTTCATTGGTAGAGTTTGGAGTAGCAAGTTCGCTAATCCGCCATTCCC of Tenuifilum sp. 4138str contains these proteins:
- a CDS encoding acetyl-CoA carboxylase biotin carboxyl carrier protein; amino-acid sequence: MKDFKFKINGNEYVVHISNVDGNIAELEVNGTPYRVELDKELKQTKTPKLIRPEAVPATDSHPAVAKTVSPGSATSGAVKSPLPGVILDVLVKPGDHVKVGQRLIVLEAMKMENNIDSDKEGKVVEVKVRKGDSVLEGDTLIIIG